AAGAGCGGCTCTCCGGCGCGCCGGCCGCGGCGCTGCCCCCAGCCTCCGCCGGATCGCCCGGCGGGCGGCGGGAGCTTCCGATCGAGCTGTCCGATTCGCTGGCCCGCGCGGTGCGCGAACTGGCGCGCGAGCTGGCGGTGCCGGTGCGCACGGTGCTGCTCACGGCTCACCTTCGCTGCCTCGCCGAGGCCGGCGGCGCAACCGAGGTGGTGACCGGGCTGGTGACCCACGGCCGGCCGGAGGAGGAGGGCGGCGAGCGGGCCCTCGGCCTGTTCCTCAACACGGTGCCCTTCCCCCTGCGCCTGCGCGCGGAGAGCTGGCGGGACCTGATAGCGCGCGTCCACGCCGCCGAGGGCGAGATGATCCCGCACCGGCGCTTCCCGCTCGCCGAGCTAGTCCGGCGGCGCGGCGGTCTGCTGTTCGACAACGCCTTCAACTTCGTTCACTTCCACGTTCAGCGCGAAGCCCGGGAAGTGGCCGGCTTCGAGGTGCTGGCGGTGGCGGGACAGGAGACCACCGAGCTGCCGCTGGTCGCGACCTTCCGCTCCCAGATCTCCGGCAGCGGGATTTCCGGTGAGCTGGCGGTCGACGGCAAGACGCTCGGTTCCCTCCAGGCAGAGACGCTGGCGGCGTTCTATCCACGGGTGCTGGCGGCGATGACCGACGACCCCGCCGGGCGTCACGACGGCTTCGAGAGCGGTACCGCACAGCTCTTCTCGGTTGGCGATGACTCGGTCGTTTCCTGGCGCGCTCGGCTCGACGCACCCGCCAGGGAGCGGTCCGAGGAGCCGGCGGTGGCGACGCGGCGGACTCCGCCGGCGAACGACAGCGAGCGTCGGGTGGCGGAGGTGTTCTCGGAGCTGTTGGGAGTAGCCGACGTTGCCGCCGAAGACGACTTCTTCCGGCTCGGCGGCCATTCGCTGCTCGCCGGCCGGGCGGCGGCGCTGCTGCGCGACCGGATGGGCGTGGACTTGACTCTGGGTGAGCTGCTTGCGAGCCCCACGGTCCGCGCCATCGCCCGCGCCGCTGACCGCCGCCGCGAGGAATCAGTGCCCGCCGGCGCCCAAGAAGAGGACTGGGAAGAGGTGGAAATTTGACCGCCGTCGAGCTGTTGGCGGAACTCGACCGGCTCGGTGCTCGGCTGCTCGCCGAGAACGGCCGTCTGCGCCTGCGGGCGCCGCGGGGCACGGTGAGCGCCGACCTGCGAGAACGCCTGCGGGTCGCTCGGGCCGACCTGTTGGCGGCGGTCGATCCGCCGGCCGGACCGGAGCCCGCGGCCCGCGGTTCCGATGCGCCCTTAACGGCGGCGCAACGCCGCCTCTGGCTCCACCAGCGGCGCGATCCGCAGTCGTCCGCTTACCACCTGGGTACCGCCCTACGAATTCGTGATGCAGCGCCGATCGAAGTGGTGGAGGCGGCGGTGGCGCTGGTGATCGCCCGCCACGAAGCGCTGCGCACGGTCTATCGCGAGGGCGAGGGCGGCCCGCGTCAGGTGGTGCTGCCGGTTCGTCGCCGGCGGTTGCCCTGCTGCGACCTCTCGGCGCTGTCGGCGGAAGCGGCCGAGGGCGAACAGCGGCGAGCGGCGTCCGCGGCGGTGGCGCGACCCTTCGATCTCGGAGCTCGTCCGCCGCTACGCCAAGTGCTGTTCCGCCGGCGCGGCGGCGACCCGGTGCTGGTGTGGACGCTCCACCACATCGCCGGCGATGGGCTTTCCCTCGATCGGCTGCTGGGCGAGCTCGAAGAGGCCCTGGCGGCCCTCGAGGGCGGGCAGCAGCCCGCGTTGCCCCCGGTGCCCTTGCAGTACGCGGACTTCGCGCTCTGGCAAGAGCGCCACGCGGCGAGCCCCGAGGTCGGCGAGCGGGTGCGGGCCTGGGTGCGTCAGCTCGCCGGCGCGCAGCCGCCGGAGCTTCCCTTTGACCGGCCGGCGACCGGTGACAGGGGCGCCGCTGCGGAAGTCACCTTGCCGCTGCCCGAAGGGCCGGCCCTGGCGGCCCTGGCGCGGCGCTCCGGGGCCACCCCCTTCGCCGCCGCTCTGGGGTTCATCTCGGTGCTGTTGGCGCGAGCCTCTGGCGCTGCCGAGGCGGTGATCGGAACGGCCGTCGCCGGCCGTCCCTTTCCTATCCTTGCCGGGGTGGTTGGAATGTTGGCCGATCTGGTGCCGTTGCGGGTGATCTTGGCGCCGGACCTCGACGCCGCCGGCGTGATCGCGGCGGCCCATCGGGCGACGGTAGCGGCCAACGCCCGAGCGGACCTGCCGGCGGACCTCTTGATCGAGGCGCTGAGGGACTCCGGAGAGTCGTCGCTGATCGGCGTGACCTTGAGCGAAGGCGGGAGCGACGGTGGCGGTCCCGAACCGAAGGTGACGAAGCGCCGGCTGGGCATCGAACCGATCACCGTCGTGGATCGGCGGGCTCGCTTCGATCTCGCGTTTGGCGCGGTTCTCGAGGGCGAGCGGCCGGAGATCTTCGTCGAGTTCGACCGGGCGCGCTTCGACGAAACCACCGTCCGGAGGCTGCTGCGCTCGCTCGGCGCCCTGGTCCGCGGGGCCCTCGCCGAACCCGGCCGCCGGTGGACGGACTGGGCGCTGCTGGTACCGGAGGAACGGCACGCCGTGCTCCACGAGTGGAGCGGGCGAGGGCGGTCCGACGAAGCCGAGTCGGTGGTGCAGCGCGCGCTCGTCGCCGCTCGTCGCAACCCGGAGACTCCGGCGGTCGTCGAGCCCGGTGGAACGGTCTGGACCTACGGCGAGCTGGCGGCCGCTGCCGGTGGTCTCGCCCATCGCCTGCGCATCGCCGGAATCGGGCCGGAGGCGCGGGTTGGAGTGATGCTCGGCCGCGGCGGTACGCAGGTCGCGGCGTGGCTCGGCGTGCTCCTCGCCGGCGGCGCCTGCTTGCCGCTCGATCCGGCGCACCCGCGGCGACGCACGGAGTCGTTGTTGCGCGACGGCGCAGCCCAGGCGTGGATCGCTTCCGCCGCCGTCGAGGGCGGGGAAGCGGCGGGCGGGGCTGTCCGCCTGGACCCACCGAGGCGGCGCAGCGCCGGGCCTTTGCCGGAAGCACCGTTCGATCCTCACCCGGCGGCGGCCGCCGCCCTGATCTACACCACGGGCTCGACCGGCCGGCCCAAAGGGGTGATCGTGACCCACGGCGGCCTCGCCGAGCTGGTCGACTGGCAGATCTCGGAGTGTCGCTTGGGCCCCGGGAGTCGGGTGACCTCGATCGCCGGGCTCACCTTCGACGCCATCGCTTGGGAGATCTGGACCGCCCTCGCCGCCGGAGCCACCGTGATCGTGCCGGCGGAGGAGGTCCGCACCGATCCACGCCGGCTGGCCGATTACTTGGCGAGCGAGAGACCGGCCTGGTGTTGGGTGCCGACCGCCCTCGCCGAAGAGCTGATGCGCGATGGTGGTCTGCCGCCCGACGGTCTCTGGACCGGCGGCGACCGGCTGCGCCTGCGGCCGGCGGCGACCGCGGCGCTGGTCAACTCCTACGGTCCGACGGAGGCGACGGTCACGGCCACCGCCGGCGCGGTGGCGCCGGAGCCGACGGTCGGGCAACTGGCGCCATCCCTGGGGCGGCCGGTCGCGAGTGTGCGGTCTTTCGTCCTCGATTGGCGGCTGTTCCCGCTGCCGCCCGGATTCGTCGGCGAGCTGTGCCTCGGCGGCCCGGGCCTCGCCCGTGGCTATCTCGGGCGTCCCGGAATGACGGCCGCCCGCTTCGTGCCGGATCCGGTGAGCGGCGTGCCCGGCGCTCGGCTGTACCGGACTGGGGACCGGGTTCGGCAGCTCGCCGACGGACGATTCCATTTCCTCGGTCGTTTCGACCACCAGATCGAGGTGCGCGGACACCGCATCGAACCCGGCGAGGTCGAGGCGGCGCTG
This portion of the Acidobacteriota bacterium genome encodes:
- a CDS encoding amino acid adenylation domain-containing protein encodes the protein MTAVELLAELDRLGARLLAENGRLRLRAPRGTVSADLRERLRVARADLLAAVDPPAGPEPAARGSDAPLTAAQRRLWLHQRRDPQSSAYHLGTALRIRDAAPIEVVEAAVALVIARHEALRTVYREGEGGPRQVVLPVRRRRLPCCDLSALSAEAAEGEQRRAASAAVARPFDLGARPPLRQVLFRRRGGDPVLVWTLHHIAGDGLSLDRLLGELEEALAALEGGQQPALPPVPLQYADFALWQERHAASPEVGERVRAWVRQLAGAQPPELPFDRPATGDRGAAAEVTLPLPEGPALAALARRSGATPFAAALGFISVLLARASGAAEAVIGTAVAGRPFPILAGVVGMLADLVPLRVILAPDLDAAGVIAAAHRATVAANARADLPADLLIEALRDSGESSLIGVTLSEGGSDGGGPEPKVTKRRLGIEPITVVDRRARFDLAFGAVLEGERPEIFVEFDRARFDETTVRRLLRSLGALVRGALAEPGRRWTDWALLVPEERHAVLHEWSGRGRSDEAESVVQRALVAARRNPETPAVVEPGGTVWTYGELAAAAGGLAHRLRIAGIGPEARVGVMLGRGGTQVAAWLGVLLAGGACLPLDPAHPRRRTESLLRDGAAQAWIASAAVEGGEAAGGAVRLDPPRRRSAGPLPEAPFDPHPAAAAALIYTTGSTGRPKGVIVTHGGLAELVDWQISECRLGPGSRVTSIAGLTFDAIAWEIWTALAAGATVIVPAEEVRTDPRRLADYLASERPAWCWVPTALAEELMRDGGLPPDGLWTGGDRLRLRPAATAALVNSYGPTEATVTATAGAVAPEPTVGQLAPSLGRPVASVRSFVLDWRLFPLPPGFVGELCLGGPGLARGYLGRPGMTAARFVPDPVSGVPGARLYRTGDRVRQLADGRFHFLGRFDHQIEVRGHRIEPGEVEAALLAHAQVGQAAVAAPEIGGEPVLTAYVTGDAASEELRCWLGERLPPALVPAAWVHLEALPFTPSGKVDRGRLPSPSISASPARGLDEQELVALWSDVLGVRAGRDTDLFAAGGSSLVVFRLAARIAALRGRRVEVETVLSAPTPAAMVAELRREPAAEPPWIELAAGEGPPLLLVPPPGGGATSYLEVAERLRGRQPVRVLNLPPAGGGSEATDSVEGLVAKARDAAGQAPCLLGGWSAGGLLAFEVARRLNVSEPRVIALVLLDAPPPGILRRPSPRAALEAFADFLIESIGAPAPEGRLADWDELVAWAQAVDLIGDRGTAELRRWFESFTSTVAAAAAVEAEPAGPPAMLVAARRGPMVARGGIETWRRSLDALEVFDVDADHYGVTGGPALDGLVAALGRIVPEPQEAGQRA